Proteins encoded by one window of Streptomyces sp. NBC_01571:
- a CDS encoding DUF305 domain-containing protein, whose translation MLFRRSPRASLVTASLVVAVLALGACDGSDAPAKSGKAGGPSVIAPGKPGEAAETLSADDAAKQRTEDDSPNSADFAYARMMIEHHTQALEMTRLAPRQAESGRVKALAARIAASQGPEISTMKGWLDAHDGDGHATEHRHEAMPGMATEAQLKALRVARGKVFDRLFLKLMITHHDGAISMATDVKAQGNNIQIEEMADDVIAQQTSEIGRMRAMS comes from the coding sequence GTGCTGTTCCGCCGTTCACCCCGTGCTTCCCTGGTCACGGCTTCGCTGGTGGTCGCCGTACTCGCGCTCGGGGCCTGCGACGGCTCGGACGCTCCGGCCAAGTCCGGTAAGGCGGGCGGGCCTTCGGTGATCGCGCCCGGTAAACCCGGCGAGGCGGCCGAAACGCTCTCCGCCGACGATGCCGCGAAGCAGCGCACCGAGGACGACTCCCCCAACTCGGCGGACTTCGCCTACGCCCGGATGATGATCGAACACCACACCCAGGCACTGGAGATGACCCGGCTCGCCCCGCGGCAGGCCGAGTCCGGCCGGGTGAAGGCACTCGCGGCACGCATCGCGGCCTCCCAGGGACCCGAGATCAGCACGATGAAGGGCTGGCTAGACGCGCACGACGGGGACGGGCACGCCACGGAGCACCGGCACGAGGCGATGCCCGGCATGGCGACCGAGGCCCAGCTCAAGGCGTTGCGCGTGGCCCGGGGCAAGGTCTTCGACCGGCTCTTCCTTAAGCTGATGATCACGCACCACGACGGGGCGATCTCGATGGCCACGGACGTGAAGGCCCAGGGCAACAACATCCAGATCGAGGAGATGGCCGACGACGTGATCGCCCAGCAGACCAGCGAGATCGGCAGGATGCGCGCGATGTCGTGA
- a CDS encoding DUF6214 family protein translates to MSVWPAWEVREHESVTRWFSVRIDFADGARVDVLAVTAGEGVSIEDVRAQPPLSLDDLTALADWIEEPLVEACGGGAAPQAAAAEPLSGRARPAWPGGVEGRRLVAEEYRAAQQDGADPVLAVMCATGHSRRRSLRLIAGARDEGFLTPRHVRR, encoded by the coding sequence GTGTCCGTGTGGCCCGCGTGGGAGGTGCGGGAGCACGAGAGCGTCACGCGGTGGTTCTCCGTCCGGATCGACTTCGCGGACGGCGCCCGGGTCGACGTGCTCGCGGTGACGGCCGGTGAGGGCGTCTCCATCGAGGACGTCCGGGCCCAGCCGCCGCTGTCCCTGGACGACCTCACGGCGCTCGCGGACTGGATCGAGGAGCCCCTCGTCGAGGCGTGCGGCGGTGGTGCCGCGCCGCAGGCCGCCGCCGCGGAGCCGCTGTCCGGCCGTGCCCGCCCCGCGTGGCCGGGTGGAGTCGAGGGGCGGCGGCTGGTCGCCGAGGAGTACCGGGCCGCGCAGCAGGACGGGGCGGATCCGGTCCTGGCGGTCATGTGCGCCACCGGTCACAGCCGGCGCAGGTCACTGCGGCTGATCGCCGGGGCGCGCGACGAGGGGTTCCTGACCCCCCGTCATGTGCGTCGCTGA
- a CDS encoding FAD-dependent oxidoreductase — protein sequence MLHVAVVGSGPSGVYTAQSLVQSGLPDIRVDVLDRLPCPYGLVRYGVAPDHEKIKSLQNNLRAVLEDERVRFLGGVQVGPGGVPAARLHELYHAVVYCVGAATDRHLSVPGEELSGSWSATEFVSWYSAHPDSVADGAAGFVDGTRSAVVIGVGNVAVDVTRILARGAAELSPTDMPQAALTALAASRVTEISMVGRRGPSQARFTTKELRELGGLPDTDVVVDPEELALDPQYVDPSALPAAQRRNVEVLRGWAATPARGLPRRIRLRFFLRPVALLPRVGEPDGAGGRVGAVRFERTVPDGQGGVTGTGRHEDIAAELVLRSVGYRGVPLEGLPFDAEHGTVPHLAGRVLRDGAVAPGEYVAGWIKRGPTGVIGTNRPCAKETVTSLLEDAPDLVRREVSDDPLAALRADGLAPVEWAGWEAIERAEAELGASLGRRVVKLPDWASLMTAAARTTTS from the coding sequence GTGCTGCATGTCGCCGTTGTCGGCTCGGGGCCCAGCGGGGTCTACACCGCACAGAGCCTCGTACAGAGCGGTCTGCCCGACATCCGGGTGGACGTCCTCGACCGGCTGCCGTGCCCGTACGGCCTGGTCCGCTACGGCGTGGCCCCCGACCACGAGAAGATCAAGTCGCTCCAGAACAATCTGCGCGCCGTCCTGGAGGACGAGCGGGTGCGGTTCCTCGGCGGTGTCCAGGTGGGCCCCGGCGGCGTGCCGGCCGCGCGACTGCACGAGCTGTACCACGCGGTGGTGTACTGCGTGGGAGCCGCCACCGACCGGCACCTCTCAGTCCCCGGCGAGGAGCTGTCCGGCAGCTGGTCGGCGACCGAGTTCGTGTCCTGGTACAGCGCGCACCCGGACTCCGTGGCCGACGGAGCCGCCGGATTCGTGGACGGCACCCGCTCGGCCGTGGTCATCGGCGTCGGCAATGTCGCGGTCGACGTGACCCGGATCCTGGCGCGCGGCGCGGCCGAGCTGAGCCCCACCGACATGCCGCAGGCGGCGCTCACCGCGCTGGCCGCCAGCAGGGTGACGGAGATCAGCATGGTCGGGCGGCGCGGTCCGTCGCAGGCCCGCTTCACCACCAAGGAACTGCGCGAGCTGGGCGGGCTGCCGGACACCGACGTCGTGGTGGACCCCGAGGAGCTGGCGCTCGATCCGCAGTATGTCGACCCGTCGGCGCTGCCGGCCGCCCAGCGCCGCAACGTGGAGGTGCTGCGCGGGTGGGCCGCCACCCCGGCGCGGGGCCTTCCGCGCCGGATCCGGCTCCGTTTCTTCCTGCGCCCCGTCGCGCTGCTCCCCCGCGTCGGCGAGCCGGACGGCGCCGGCGGCCGGGTGGGCGCGGTGCGCTTCGAACGGACGGTGCCCGACGGGCAGGGCGGGGTGACGGGCACGGGTCGCCACGAGGACATCGCGGCGGAGCTGGTGCTGCGCTCGGTGGGCTATCGCGGGGTTCCGCTCGAAGGGCTGCCGTTCGACGCGGAGCACGGCACGGTGCCGCATCTCGCGGGGCGGGTGCTGCGGGACGGCGCCGTCGCTCCCGGCGAGTACGTGGCGGGCTGGATCAAGCGCGGCCCGACGGGCGTCATCGGCACCAACCGGCCGTGCGCGAAGGAGACGGTGACCTCGCTGCTGGAGGACGCGCCCGATCTCGTACGGCGCGAGGTGTCCGACGACCCGCTCGCGGCACTGCGGGCGGACGGCCTCGCGCCGGTCGAATGGGCCGGCTGGGAGGCGATCGAGCGGGCGGAGGCGGAGCTCGGGGCCTCCCTCGGGCGGCGTGTCGTGAAGCTGCCCGACTGGGCGTCGCTGATGACGGCGGCGGCGCGGACGACGACCTCCTGA
- a CDS encoding nucleobase:cation symporter-2 family protein encodes MAATAPVHPVDEVPPVRSLAAFGLQHVLAMYAGAVAVPLIVGGAMKLSPADLAYLITADLLVCGIATLIQCVGFWRFGVRLPIMQGCTFAAVSPMVLIGTTGGGLPAIYGSVIVAGLAIMLLAPVFGRLLRFFPPLVTGTVILIIGVSLLPVAGNWAAGGVGAKDFGEPKNLALAGFVLAVVVGVQRFAPPFLSRIAVLIGIAVGLAVAVPFGSTNFGGVDDADWLGISTPFHFGAPAFHASAIVSMLVVALVTMTETTGDLIAVGEMTDRGVEPRTLADGLRADGLSTVLGGVFNTFPYTAFAQNVGLVGMTRVRSRWVVAAAGGILVLLGLLPKLGAVVAAVPAPVLGGAGLVMFGTVAASGLRTLAEVDFRGNDNLTVVAVSVAVGVLPVGVPTVYEKFPDWFQTVMNSGISAGCLTAIVLNLLFNHLPGRPGAQDGAAAPEAPPVSA; translated from the coding sequence ATGGCAGCAACCGCACCCGTGCATCCCGTCGACGAGGTCCCGCCGGTACGCAGTCTGGCCGCCTTCGGGCTTCAGCACGTGCTCGCGATGTACGCGGGAGCCGTGGCCGTTCCGCTGATCGTGGGCGGCGCGATGAAGCTCTCGCCGGCCGATCTGGCGTATCTGATCACCGCCGACCTGCTGGTCTGCGGCATCGCGACCCTCATCCAGTGCGTGGGTTTCTGGCGCTTCGGCGTCCGTCTGCCGATCATGCAGGGCTGCACCTTCGCGGCGGTCTCACCGATGGTGCTCATCGGAACCACCGGCGGCGGACTGCCCGCGATCTACGGCTCGGTGATCGTCGCGGGCCTCGCGATCATGCTGCTGGCGCCGGTCTTCGGCAGGCTGCTGCGCTTCTTCCCGCCGCTCGTCACGGGCACCGTCATCCTGATCATCGGGGTCTCCCTGCTGCCGGTCGCGGGCAACTGGGCCGCCGGCGGTGTGGGCGCCAAGGACTTCGGCGAGCCGAAGAACCTCGCGCTCGCGGGCTTCGTCCTGGCCGTCGTCGTGGGGGTGCAGCGGTTCGCGCCGCCCTTCCTGAGCCGGATCGCGGTGCTGATCGGCATCGCGGTGGGCCTCGCCGTGGCGGTGCCCTTCGGGTCCACGAACTTCGGTGGCGTCGATGACGCCGACTGGCTGGGGATCAGCACTCCCTTCCACTTCGGCGCGCCCGCCTTCCACGCCTCCGCGATCGTCTCGATGCTGGTGGTGGCGCTGGTGACGATGACGGAGACGACGGGCGACCTCATCGCGGTGGGCGAGATGACCGATCGCGGGGTCGAGCCGCGCACGCTGGCCGACGGGCTGCGCGCCGACGGGCTCTCCACGGTCCTCGGCGGCGTCTTCAACACCTTTCCGTACACGGCGTTCGCGCAGAACGTGGGTCTGGTCGGCATGACCCGGGTACGCAGCCGCTGGGTGGTCGCCGCCGCGGGCGGCATCCTCGTGCTGCTCGGCCTGCTGCCCAAGCTGGGTGCGGTGGTCGCGGCGGTACCCGCGCCGGTGCTGGGCGGCGCGGGTCTGGTGATGTTCGGGACGGTCGCCGCGAGCGGGCTGCGCACCCTGGCCGAGGTGGACTTCAGGGGCAACGACAACCTCACCGTCGTGGCCGTCTCGGTCGCCGTGGGCGTCCTGCCCGTCGGGGTGCCGACGGTCTACGAGAAGTTCCCCGACTGGTTCCAGACGGTGATGAACAGCGGGATCAGCGCGGGTTGCCTGACGGCGATCGTCCTGAACCTGCTCTTCAACCATCTGCCGGGCAGGCCGGGTGCGCAGGACGGCGCCGCCGCTCCGGAGGCACCCCCGGTCAGCGCGTAG
- a CDS encoding helix-turn-helix transcriptional regulator — protein MTTAAPAGSSRDLAHPACAEIRLEGVLHALSDPMRLRIVRELAADGDELSCSHFDLPVTKSTTTHHFRVLRESGVIRQVYRGTAKMNGLRADDLDTLFPGLIGCILAAAARQESERADR, from the coding sequence GTGACGACCGCCGCCCCCGCCGGCAGCAGCCGGGATCTCGCGCACCCCGCGTGTGCGGAGATCCGCCTGGAGGGCGTGCTGCACGCGCTGTCCGATCCGATGCGGCTGCGGATCGTGCGGGAGCTCGCCGCCGACGGCGACGAGCTGTCCTGTTCGCACTTCGACCTGCCGGTCACCAAGTCCACCACCACGCACCACTTCCGGGTGCTCCGTGAGAGCGGGGTGATCCGGCAGGTCTACCGCGGCACGGCCAAGATGAACGGGCTGCGCGCGGACGACCTCGACACGCTGTTCCCGGGACTCATCGGCTGCATCCTCGCCGCGGCGGCCCGCCAGGAGTCGGAGCGGGCCGACCGCTGA
- a CDS encoding NADH:flavin oxidoreductase/NADH oxidase, with protein sequence MSALFEPITLRGLTIPNRVWMPPMCQYSAAPEGPATGAPNDWHFAHYAARATGGTGLIVVEATAVSPEGRISPYDLGIWNDTQVEAFRRITGFLRGQGTVPGIQLAHAGRKASTDRPWTGGAPVGEDAYGWQPLAPSALAFDERHPVPAELTVDRIREIVGQFADAARRALDAGFEIVEIHGAHGYLVNEFLSPHSNRRTDEYGGSYENRIRFALEVVDAVREVWPEDKPLFFRVSATDWLDEGGWSADDTVRLAARLREHGVDLLDVSTGGNASGVHIPVGPGYQVPFAARVKAETGLPVAAVGLITDAEQAEKIIANDEADAVLLGRELLRNPSFARLAGRELGSDVHVPEQYHRSV encoded by the coding sequence GTGAGCGCGCTCTTCGAGCCCATCACCCTGCGCGGCCTGACCATCCCCAACCGGGTGTGGATGCCCCCGATGTGCCAGTACTCGGCCGCGCCGGAAGGACCTGCGACGGGCGCTCCGAACGACTGGCACTTCGCGCACTACGCCGCCCGCGCCACCGGCGGCACGGGCCTGATCGTCGTCGAGGCCACCGCCGTCTCCCCCGAGGGCCGGATCAGCCCGTACGACCTCGGCATCTGGAACGACACCCAGGTGGAGGCGTTCCGTCGCATCACGGGCTTCCTGCGCGGCCAGGGCACCGTGCCCGGGATCCAGCTCGCGCACGCCGGGCGCAAGGCGTCGACCGACCGCCCCTGGACGGGCGGCGCACCGGTCGGCGAGGACGCGTACGGATGGCAGCCGCTGGCCCCGAGCGCGCTGGCCTTCGACGAGCGCCATCCGGTACCGGCCGAACTCACCGTGGACCGGATACGGGAGATCGTCGGCCAGTTCGCGGACGCGGCCCGGCGCGCCCTGGACGCCGGATTCGAGATCGTGGAGATCCACGGCGCCCACGGCTACCTCGTCAACGAGTTCCTCTCCCCGCACTCCAACCGGCGCACCGACGAGTACGGCGGCTCCTACGAGAACCGCATCCGCTTCGCCCTCGAAGTCGTCGACGCCGTCCGCGAGGTCTGGCCCGAGGACAAGCCGCTCTTCTTCCGCGTCTCCGCCACCGACTGGCTGGACGAGGGCGGCTGGAGCGCCGACGACACCGTCCGCCTGGCCGCCCGGCTCCGGGAGCACGGCGTGGACCTGCTGGACGTCTCGACGGGCGGCAACGCCTCGGGCGTACACATCCCGGTCGGGCCCGGTTACCAGGTCCCCTTCGCCGCACGGGTGAAGGCGGAGACCGGGCTGCCCGTCGCCGCCGTCGGCCTGATCACCGACGCCGAGCAGGCCGAGAAGATCATCGCCAACGACGAGGCCGACGCGGTGCTGCTGGGCCGCGAACTGCTGCGCAACCCGTCGTTCGCCCGCCTCGCGGGACGTGAGCTCGGCTCGGACGTGCACGTACCCGAGCAGTACCACCGCTCCGTCTAG
- a CDS encoding alpha/beta hydrolase has product MTAVPSAPSAGNERFRVGPPPPFDPELAAALEVVADEMPPALHPEMIPALRESMAAFEEAESDLTGDGAFEVEDRTVPGPQGAPDVSLLVCRPTGTDAPVPVIYHTHGGGMVVGDRRTGVVEMLDWARELGTAVVSVEYRLAPENPHPAPVEDCYAGLVWTAGHATELGFDAGRIIVAGGSAGGGLTAALALLARDRGGPALLGQVLLCPMLDDRNDTPSSHQMAGVGMWDRTANDTGWTALLGDARGGPDVSPYAAPARAEDLTGLPPAFIDVGSAETFRDEAVAYATRMWQAGGRAELHVWPGGFHGYDQLAPRAALSQDTKAARLRWLRRLLGN; this is encoded by the coding sequence ATGACCGCCGTACCTTCCGCACCCTCCGCCGGGAACGAGCGCTTCCGGGTGGGGCCGCCCCCGCCGTTCGACCCGGAACTCGCCGCCGCCCTCGAAGTCGTCGCCGACGAGATGCCGCCCGCCCTGCACCCCGAGATGATCCCGGCCCTGCGCGAGAGCATGGCGGCGTTCGAGGAAGCGGAGTCGGACCTGACCGGGGACGGTGCCTTCGAGGTCGAGGACCGCACGGTTCCCGGGCCGCAGGGCGCCCCGGACGTCTCGCTGCTCGTCTGCCGGCCCACGGGGACCGATGCTCCGGTGCCGGTCATCTACCACACGCACGGTGGCGGGATGGTGGTCGGCGACCGCCGCACCGGGGTCGTGGAGATGCTCGACTGGGCGCGGGAACTGGGCACGGCGGTGGTGTCCGTGGAGTACCGCCTCGCTCCCGAGAACCCGCACCCGGCGCCCGTCGAGGACTGCTACGCGGGACTGGTGTGGACGGCCGGGCACGCCACGGAACTGGGTTTCGACGCGGGCCGGATCATCGTCGCCGGCGGCAGTGCCGGTGGTGGCCTGACCGCGGCCCTCGCCCTGCTCGCCCGGGACCGCGGCGGCCCGGCGCTGCTGGGGCAGGTACTGCTCTGCCCGATGCTCGACGACCGCAACGACACCCCGTCCAGCCACCAGATGGCCGGGGTGGGCATGTGGGACCGCACGGCGAACGACACCGGTTGGACGGCGCTGCTCGGCGACGCGCGCGGCGGCCCGGACGTCTCCCCCTACGCCGCCCCGGCGCGCGCCGAGGACCTCACCGGACTGCCCCCGGCCTTCATCGACGTCGGTTCGGCCGAGACCTTCCGCGACGAGGCCGTCGCGTACGCGACGCGGATGTGGCAGGCGGGCGGCCGTGCCGAACTGCACGTCTGGCCGGGCGGCTTCCACGGGTACGACCAGCTGGCGCCGCGCGCCGCCCTGTCCCAGGACACCAAGGCGGCCCGCCTGCGGTGGCTGCGCCGGCTGCTGGGGAACTGA
- a CDS encoding carboxymuconolactone decarboxylase family protein, with the protein MESRLNYFGHPLAGKVLKHINTAGKAVSDTTLPLTVQELVKIRASQINGCGFCTDMHTKDAAAAGETAQRLHLVAAWREATVFTDAERAALELAEQGTRIADAAGGVTDEAWAAAAKHYDEEQLVALISLIAIINAYNRINVINQQPAGSYQPGQFG; encoded by the coding sequence GTGGAATCGCGTCTCAACTACTTCGGCCACCCCCTCGCCGGCAAGGTGCTGAAGCACATCAACACGGCCGGCAAGGCGGTTTCGGACACGACGCTGCCGCTCACGGTCCAGGAACTCGTGAAGATCCGCGCGAGCCAGATCAACGGCTGTGGCTTCTGCACCGACATGCACACCAAGGACGCCGCCGCGGCGGGTGAGACCGCGCAGCGGCTCCACCTGGTCGCGGCCTGGCGTGAGGCCACGGTCTTCACCGACGCCGAACGCGCCGCACTGGAACTGGCCGAGCAGGGCACCCGCATCGCCGACGCCGCCGGCGGTGTGACCGACGAGGCGTGGGCCGCCGCGGCCAAGCACTACGACGAGGAACAGCTCGTCGCCCTGATCTCCCTCATCGCCATCATCAACGCCTACAACCGCATCAACGTCATCAACCAGCAGCCCGCCGGGAGCTACCAGCCCGGCCAGTTCGGCTGA
- a CDS encoding SDR family NAD(P)-dependent oxidoreductase: protein MPSSATPRFTDRVAIVTGAGSGIGRATAIALAESGAHVLGVGRRKDALEETARAHSRIAVLPLDIREENAADTVVATAVERWGRIDVLVNNAGATAVMPLAESDRSVITSLFDLNVTAPSMLAHAALPHLRDSSGSIVNVSSTYGHRPLAGGAHYAATKSALEQLTRSWALELASDGVRVNAIAPGPTRTDVLVAAGLSQDTIDELRAHERDRIPTGRLGDAEDVADWILRVADPLSTHLTGQVLTIDGGLELV from the coding sequence ATGCCCAGCTCAGCCACCCCCCGCTTCACCGACCGAGTCGCCATCGTCACGGGGGCGGGGTCGGGCATCGGCCGCGCCACCGCGATCGCCCTCGCCGAGTCGGGGGCACACGTCCTCGGTGTGGGACGCCGGAAGGACGCCCTGGAGGAGACGGCTCGCGCCCACTCCCGCATCGCGGTCCTGCCGCTCGACATCCGCGAGGAGAACGCCGCGGACACGGTGGTCGCCACCGCGGTGGAGCGATGGGGCCGGATCGACGTGCTGGTGAACAACGCCGGCGCCACGGCCGTGATGCCTCTCGCGGAGAGCGACCGGTCGGTCATCACCAGCCTGTTCGACCTCAACGTGACAGCGCCGAGCATGCTCGCCCACGCCGCCCTGCCCCACCTGCGCGACTCCTCGGGTTCCATCGTCAACGTCTCCAGCACCTACGGGCACCGCCCCCTGGCCGGCGGAGCCCACTACGCCGCCACCAAGAGCGCCCTGGAGCAACTGACGAGGAGCTGGGCCCTCGAGCTCGCGTCCGACGGGGTACGGGTCAACGCGATCGCCCCCGGACCCACCAGGACGGACGTCCTGGTCGCGGCGGGCCTCTCCCAGGACACCATCGACGAGCTGCGCGCCCACGAACGCGACCGCATCCCGACCGGCCGTCTCGGCGACGCGGAGGACGTCGCGGACTGGATCCTGCGCGTCGCCGATCCCCTGAGCACGCACCTGACCGGTCAAGTGCTCACCATCGACGGGGGACTTGAGCTCGTCTGA
- a CDS encoding SDR family NAD(P)-dependent oxidoreductase yields the protein MSNTLEGRVVLVTGASSGIGRAIAIALSKAGARVAAGARRADRVRFLAADAPGEMLALELDVTDPQSVRDAVEATVERFGALDVLVNNAGVMLSGQILGADTTEWTRMVETNLLGSMYAVHSALPHLLRSKGAVVQISSTSGRASSAASGVYSATKFGITAFSEALRQEVTEQGVRVVVVEPGFVATHITDPAIRTMAKNMAESMRTLQAEDIAAAVLYALSQPEHVAVNEILIRPTDQTR from the coding sequence GTGAGCAACACCCTGGAAGGCAGAGTCGTCCTCGTCACCGGTGCGTCATCGGGCATCGGACGGGCCATCGCGATCGCCCTGTCGAAGGCGGGAGCCCGGGTCGCGGCGGGCGCCCGGCGGGCCGACCGGGTGCGGTTCCTCGCGGCGGACGCCCCCGGCGAGATGCTGGCCCTCGAACTCGACGTCACCGACCCGCAGTCGGTGCGCGACGCGGTCGAGGCGACCGTCGAGCGCTTCGGAGCCCTCGACGTGCTGGTGAACAACGCGGGCGTGATGCTCAGCGGGCAGATCCTGGGCGCGGACACCACGGAGTGGACGCGCATGGTGGAGACCAACCTGCTCGGATCGATGTACGCCGTCCACTCCGCCCTGCCGCACCTGCTCCGCAGCAAGGGGGCGGTGGTGCAGATCTCCTCGACGTCGGGGCGGGCTTCATCGGCCGCGAGCGGGGTGTACTCGGCCACCAAGTTCGGCATCACCGCCTTCTCCGAGGCGTTGCGCCAGGAGGTCACCGAGCAGGGCGTGCGGGTCGTCGTCGTGGAGCCCGGCTTCGTGGCCACGCACATCACCGACCCGGCCATACGGACCATGGCGAAGAACATGGCCGAGTCCATGCGGACGCTCCAGGCGGAGGACATCGCCGCTGCCGTTCTGTACGCGCTCTCCCAGCCGGAGCACGTCGCCGTCAACGAGATCCTGATCCGGCCGACCGACCAGACCCGCTGA
- a CDS encoding TetR/AcrR family transcriptional regulator, protein MTGTTAATGQRADMVRNRRLLLEAATAAFAERGVEVSIGEIAQRAGLAKGTVFRHFASKEELLAAITLQMLDQLIRAAKRLLAADDAAAALREFMTDGVELLAADRAFCEVIGRPSLQHSGVRDTIGDLCEAAEALTARAREQGAVRGDVTGTDVVLLLGGIHQTAAPLLATQPQAWRRYLELALDGLRATDAGPLPQPPPGRPRLT, encoded by the coding sequence ATGACCGGGACGACGGCCGCCACCGGCCAGCGGGCGGACATGGTGCGCAATCGACGCCTGCTGCTGGAGGCCGCGACGGCGGCGTTCGCGGAGCGCGGGGTCGAGGTGTCGATCGGCGAGATCGCCCAACGCGCCGGCCTCGCCAAGGGCACCGTGTTCCGGCACTTCGCCTCCAAGGAGGAACTGCTCGCGGCGATCACGCTCCAGATGCTCGACCAGCTCATCCGCGCGGCGAAGCGGCTGCTGGCAGCCGACGACGCGGCAGCGGCGCTACGGGAATTCATGACCGACGGGGTCGAACTGCTCGCCGCCGACCGCGCGTTCTGCGAAGTGATCGGACGTCCCTCGCTCCAGCATTCCGGCGTGCGGGACACGATCGGCGATCTCTGCGAGGCGGCCGAGGCACTCACCGCCCGGGCGCGCGAGCAGGGCGCCGTCCGCGGCGACGTCACGGGAACGGACGTGGTGCTGCTCCTCGGCGGCATCCACCAGACCGCGGCGCCCCTGCTGGCCACGCAGCCACAGGCGTGGCGCCGCTACCTCGAACTGGCTCTCGACGGCCTGCGGGCCACCGACGCCGGCCCCCTGCCACAGCCACCGCCCGGACGCCCGCGCCTCACCTGA
- a CDS encoding cupin domain-containing protein: MSYPKQVYMGDDGEINADFRSAKTPPNVGTAGGDAIHYLATTATTHGEFGLYRVEMRPHAGGPRTHFHKTISESFFILNGTVRLFDGARWTDARQGDFLHVPQGGLHAFRNDSDSPADMLLLFTPGAPREEYFEKLSQLADATDEERAEFLVEHDSYFVEQP, from the coding sequence ATGTCGTACCCGAAGCAGGTGTACATGGGAGATGACGGCGAGATCAACGCGGACTTCCGATCGGCGAAGACTCCACCGAACGTCGGCACGGCCGGCGGTGACGCCATCCACTACCTGGCGACCACGGCCACCACGCACGGCGAATTCGGACTGTACCGAGTCGAGATGCGCCCGCACGCGGGTGGACCCAGGACCCACTTCCACAAGACCATCTCGGAGTCCTTCTTCATCCTCAACGGCACGGTTCGTCTCTTCGACGGCGCGCGGTGGACCGACGCCCGGCAGGGCGACTTCCTCCATGTGCCGCAGGGCGGACTGCACGCGTTCCGCAACGACTCCGACTCACCGGCCGACATGCTCCTGCTCTTCACCCCGGGAGCACCGCGCGAGGAGTACTTCGAGAAACTCTCGCAGCTCGCGGACGCCACGGACGAGGAGCGCGCCGAGTTCCTCGTCGAGCACGACTCGTACTTCGTGGAACAGCCGTAG
- a CDS encoding cupin domain-containing protein, whose amino-acid sequence MTVLQDVEPPHIPEGASGMTILVQWPPGDPGTPPHRHSGPAFGYAIEGEVRFELEGEPERVVKAGETFWEPGGDVIHYQDGNARTDAPCRFVVTMLCAPGMPMLTLVDEEELARRAHLRAPRPGG is encoded by the coding sequence GTGACGGTCCTGCAGGACGTCGAACCGCCCCACATCCCCGAGGGCGCCTCGGGGATGACGATCCTCGTCCAGTGGCCGCCCGGTGACCCCGGTACCCCTCCGCACCGCCACTCGGGACCGGCCTTCGGCTACGCGATCGAGGGCGAGGTGCGCTTCGAGCTCGAAGGCGAACCGGAGCGGGTCGTCAAGGCCGGCGAGACGTTCTGGGAGCCGGGCGGAGACGTCATCCATTACCAGGACGGAAACGCCCGCACGGACGCGCCGTGCCGTTTCGTCGTGACCATGCTCTGCGCGCCGGGCATGCCGATGCTCACGCTGGTCGACGAGGAGGAACTGGCGCGGCGGGCTCACCTGCGCGCACCGCGCCCCGGGGGCTGA